A window of Verrucomicrobiia bacterium contains these coding sequences:
- a CDS encoding 3-deoxy-D-manno-octulosonic acid transferase, producing MKTNRAIKSLYQVVFAIGFLIALPSYVIKMIRRGKSGRGFGQRFGIYGPKTRNRLQACKGGLWIHAVSVGEVNLATLLIKEIQQRQPQLSIVLSVTTPTGQAVALKQISKEVVIIYNPLDFVWSVKSFFRLLQPRLLILVESEIWPNYFWEAQRKKIPIVMVNARLSKKTEARYHKWAWFCQPLLQQLEMVCVQCEEDKERFIRLGIDPARIRVTGSMKYDVSHVEIKNSEEIKSILHQAGWNEGEPIFLAGSTHPGEELIAARVFQKLAKQFPNLYFVLAPRHAERGGEISRLLKELGLEHKRRSKLKQLRYEKNRVLLLDSTGELKYFYSFSSATFIGKSLKGRGGQNFLEAVQAECPVIFGPHMENFALMAQEFLQHRAALNVQNEADLEKAITFCLRHPIQIKELTHQALQLFEQQLGATLRTLDVLKLWHNNKSIDILEKTK from the coding sequence GTGAAGACAAATAGGGCAATAAAAAGTCTATATCAGGTGGTGTTTGCCATTGGTTTCTTAATTGCTTTGCCCAGTTATGTTATCAAGATGATAAGACGCGGCAAATCGGGTCGTGGTTTTGGTCAACGATTTGGTATTTATGGTCCAAAAACTCGAAACCGCTTGCAAGCTTGTAAGGGCGGCCTTTGGATTCACGCTGTTAGTGTAGGTGAAGTCAATTTGGCGACTCTGCTTATCAAAGAAATTCAACAACGCCAACCTCAGCTCTCGATTGTTCTTTCCGTAACGACTCCTACTGGTCAAGCGGTGGCTTTGAAGCAAATCTCGAAAGAAGTGGTTATTATTTATAATCCACTCGATTTTGTATGGAGTGTAAAATCTTTTTTTCGATTACTTCAACCTCGCTTACTCATTCTAGTCGAATCTGAAATTTGGCCGAATTATTTTTGGGAAGCGCAGCGAAAAAAAATCCCAATTGTAATGGTTAATGCGCGTCTTTCGAAAAAAACCGAAGCGCGTTATCACAAATGGGCCTGGTTTTGTCAGCCATTGTTGCAGCAGCTTGAAATGGTCTGCGTGCAATGCGAGGAAGATAAGGAACGATTTATTCGATTGGGCATTGATCCAGCGCGAATCCGAGTTACGGGCAGTATGAAGTATGATGTTTCGCACGTAGAAATTAAAAATAGTGAAGAAATAAAATCTATCCTTCATCAAGCGGGTTGGAATGAAGGAGAACCGATTTTTTTAGCGGGAAGCACGCATCCAGGTGAAGAGTTGATTGCTGCTCGAGTTTTTCAAAAATTGGCAAAACAATTTCCTAATCTTTATTTTGTTTTGGCACCGCGCCATGCCGAACGCGGAGGAGAAATTAGTCGATTATTAAAAGAACTCGGGTTAGAGCATAAAAGACGCTCTAAATTAAAGCAGCTGCGCTACGAAAAAAATCGCGTTTTGCTTTTGGATTCCACAGGCGAATTAAAATATTTTTATTCTTTTTCCTCTGCCACCTTTATTGGAAAAAGTTTGAAAGGACGAGGAGGACAGAATTTTTTGGAGGCTGTCCAAGCCGAATGTCCGGTTATCTTTGGGCCTCACATGGAAAACTTTGCCTTGATGGCGCAGGAATTTTTACAACACCGCGCTGCACTCAATGTGCAAAATGAAGCCGATTTAGAAAAGGCGATTACTTTTTGTTTAAGACATCCCATTCAAATAAAAGAACTCACCCATCAAGCGCTTCAATTATTTGAACAGCAACTGGGCGCAACTCTAAGAACTCTTGATGTTCTTAAGCTTTGGCATAACAACAAAAGTATTGACATTTTAGAAAAAACTAAGTAA
- a CDS encoding radical SAM protein, protein MDLIQAHLDHRRSYQDFLYVYPVISRRSRGVSIGINLNPDKICNFDCVYCEVDRNALPRTRKVDLAILEQELMSMIKIYQSKELFKNEPFSSAPLTWRRLNDIAFSGDGEPTTYSHFDQAVEIAWRAREKFHLSEVKLVLITDAACLDRPVVKSGIGQMAQGPHEIWAKLDAGTVAYYKLVNRTAISLDRIIKNITETANKIPLWIQTLFLQIHGKPPSDEEISAYIHQLASIQKNGGKILGIQIYTVARPTPETWATALTNEQLDAIALRVEQESGLKVERFYGAN, encoded by the coding sequence ATGGATCTCATTCAAGCTCATCTCGATCATCGGCGTAGTTATCAGGATTTCCTTTATGTTTACCCCGTGATTTCGCGACGCTCTCGAGGGGTATCGATTGGCATAAACTTGAATCCTGATAAAATTTGCAACTTTGATTGTGTCTATTGCGAAGTGGATCGAAACGCTTTACCTCGAACGCGTAAGGTAGATTTGGCAATTTTAGAGCAAGAACTCATGTCCATGATTAAAATTTACCAATCTAAAGAACTTTTCAAAAATGAGCCATTTTCTTCAGCACCTCTTACGTGGCGACGATTGAATGATATTGCCTTTAGTGGCGATGGTGAACCTACGACTTATTCTCATTTTGATCAAGCGGTGGAAATTGCCTGGAGGGCACGAGAAAAATTTCATCTTTCCGAAGTGAAATTGGTTTTGATTACCGATGCAGCCTGCTTGGATCGACCCGTTGTAAAAAGTGGTATTGGACAAATGGCGCAAGGCCCTCATGAAATTTGGGCTAAATTAGATGCCGGCACTGTTGCTTATTATAAATTGGTCAATCGCACGGCTATTTCCTTGGATCGTATTATTAAAAATATTACTGAAACCGCTAACAAGATTCCACTTTGGATTCAAACTTTATTTCTTCAAATTCATGGCAAACCACCTTCTGATGAAGAGATTTCTGCTTATATTCATCAGTTAGCCAGTATTCAAAAAAATGGCGGCAAAATTCTAGGTATTCAAATTTATACTGTGGCACGACCCACACCGGAAACTTGGGCAACTGCTTTGACGAATGAGCAACTTGACGCTATTGCCTTGCGAGTGGAACAAGAAAGCGGACTGAAGGTCGAACGTTTTTACGGAGCGAATTGA
- a CDS encoding phosphatidylserine decarboxylase family protein, which yields MSWKALNEAKVFLLFLGVGILIFTLWKYWLGVALLSLVSLGVALFFRDPHRTITDDPTAIVSPADGTVDAIENLPHIEALQGPGKRVSIFLSVLDVHINRVPYEGTIRSISYHPGRFLDARHVESAQLNENQLWILETSHGTIGVRQIAGLIARRIVGWRKQGDEVKTGQRLGLIKFGSRTDLYLPLYTKVQVQIGQKVKGGATIIAQWTQSL from the coding sequence ATGTCATGGAAAGCTTTGAATGAAGCAAAGGTTTTTCTCCTTTTTTTAGGAGTTGGTATTCTTATTTTTACCCTCTGGAAATATTGGCTGGGAGTGGCTCTTTTGAGTTTAGTTAGCTTAGGAGTTGCTTTATTTTTTCGTGATCCTCATCGCACGATTACTGATGATCCTACTGCGATTGTTTCGCCAGCAGATGGGACCGTAGATGCGATAGAAAATTTGCCTCACATCGAAGCATTGCAAGGTCCCGGCAAAAGAGTTTCGATTTTTCTTTCTGTTTTGGATGTCCATATCAATCGCGTACCTTATGAAGGGACCATCAGATCGATTTCTTATCATCCTGGACGTTTTTTAGACGCGCGCCATGTTGAATCTGCACAACTCAACGAAAATCAGCTCTGGATATTGGAAACTTCCCATGGAACAATCGGCGTCCGACAAATTGCCGGTTTAATTGCCAGACGTATTGTGGGTTGGCGCAAACAAGGCGATGAAGTTAAAACAGGCCAACGTTTAGGCCTAATCAAATTTGGTTCTCGCACCGATTTATATCTTCCTCTTTATACCAAAGTCCAAGTTCAAATCGGACAAAAAGTTAAAGGTGGTGCTACTATCATAGCACAGTGGACTCAATCATTATGA
- the pssA gene encoding CDP-diacylglycerol--serine O-phosphatidyltransferase, translating into MSEDNKENSSKIYLLPNLMTAGNLFCGFMAVLQIIEGTLRQTTGDVGWETRYTTSLLFILGAFIFDMLDGRVARLGGYESPFGREFDSLADIVSFGFAPALLVFKIVLAEFPNRLGWLIAFFYLACGALRLARFNVAASQGNGSSKDFTGFPIPAAAGVIASITLTLLYLYENEHQIGNWKLLLPFLMVFLSFMMFSKVRYPSFKTVNWRTERSLPRFLGIILLIILVVLYWQWMLTVVFLSYLLYGFFRPFLSKRIKEEIEEE; encoded by the coding sequence ATGAGCGAAGACAATAAAGAAAATTCTTCTAAAATCTATTTACTGCCCAATTTAATGACTGCTGGAAATCTCTTTTGCGGTTTCATGGCTGTTTTACAAATTATTGAAGGAACTTTGCGACAAACCACAGGAGATGTGGGTTGGGAAACGCGTTACACCACAAGTCTGCTTTTTATTCTTGGCGCTTTTATTTTTGATATGCTAGACGGGCGGGTGGCTCGATTAGGTGGCTATGAAAGTCCCTTTGGCCGGGAGTTTGATTCTTTGGCAGATATCGTTTCGTTTGGCTTTGCTCCAGCATTGCTGGTTTTTAAAATTGTGCTAGCGGAATTTCCTAATCGCTTGGGTTGGTTGATTGCTTTTTTTTATTTAGCTTGCGGTGCCTTACGATTAGCGCGTTTTAATGTTGCTGCCAGTCAAGGCAACGGATCGAGCAAAGATTTTACGGGTTTCCCTATTCCCGCAGCGGCGGGTGTGATTGCTTCGATCACTTTAACTTTACTTTATCTTTACGAAAATGAACATCAAATCGGCAACTGGAAATTGCTTTTGCCCTTTCTGATGGTTTTCTTATCTTTTATGATGTTCAGCAAAGTACGCTATCCTAGCTTTAAAACAGTAAACTGGAGAACAGAACGTTCTTTACCGCGCTTTTTAGGAATCATTCTTTTGATTATTCTTGTTGTGCTTTATTGGCAATGGATGTTAACGGTCGTTTTTTTAAGCTATCTTCTTTACGGTTTTTTCCGACCTTTTCTTTCAAAACGAATTAAAGAAGAAATCGAAGAGGAATAA